A portion of the Synergistaceae bacterium genome contains these proteins:
- the htpG gene encoding molecular chaperone HtpG translates to MQQERHHFQAETKRLLDLMINSVYSNRDIFLRELVSNASDALDKRRLELASTPELAEGLAEPLILLSPGESGGKKTLEVSDNGIGMNRDELKDYIGTIARSGASEFLESLGEGGGEVRAETLIGQFGVGFYSAFMVADRVDVLTRRLGEADGWLFSSTGDGTYTIEKADREVPGTTVTLFLKAPDTSRGEKDYSSEWTIREIVKKYSDFILYPVMLESGEGDGKKEERLNFGKPIWRRPERDVTDEEYSEFYKLVAHDWADPARRIVFSVEGGTEFRGVLFIPSKAPFDLMFPSGREGVSLYIKNVFIMNDCKELVPSWLRFLRGVVDSEDLPLNISREMLQEDPLLRVIRKSITRRVVNSLKKMLSDEREKYEELWGEFGQVIKEGLVSFEAEDGDNRDAILDLCLFHTTSGDGLTTLGEYVDSMPEGQEHIYHLTGTRLKTLRGSPLLERCAESGHSVLLMTDPVDEVAAPAFTEYSGREFRSLELADSLPGKDGESEPAEASELVAFLKEALGDRVEDVRPSNRLTSSPACLVTSDGATFSMERLLKSMGRQIPAAKRVLEVNLDHSLIRLLERRLEEGMDKDSLVDHALLLYE, encoded by the coding sequence ATGCAGCAGGAGAGGCACCATTTTCAGGCGGAGACGAAACGTCTGCTCGACCTGATGATCAACTCGGTCTACTCGAACAGGGACATATTTCTCAGGGAGCTCGTCTCCAACGCCTCCGACGCCCTCGACAAGCGACGGCTTGAACTGGCCTCGACGCCGGAGCTCGCCGAGGGGCTTGCGGAGCCGCTCATACTTCTGTCGCCGGGCGAGTCAGGCGGAAAGAAGACCCTGGAGGTGTCGGACAACGGCATAGGCATGAACAGGGACGAGCTGAAGGACTACATAGGCACAATAGCCAGGTCGGGGGCGAGCGAGTTTCTTGAGTCCCTCGGCGAGGGGGGAGGGGAGGTACGGGCCGAGACCCTGATCGGCCAGTTCGGCGTCGGCTTTTACTCGGCTTTCATGGTTGCGGACCGAGTGGACGTGCTAACCAGAAGGCTCGGGGAAGCGGACGGGTGGCTCTTCTCGTCCACGGGTGACGGAACGTACACGATTGAAAAGGCCGATAGGGAGGTGCCCGGCACGACAGTCACCCTCTTCCTGAAGGCCCCCGACACCTCGAGAGGGGAAAAGGACTACTCGAGCGAGTGGACGATCAGGGAGATAGTCAAGAAGTACTCCGACTTCATCCTTTACCCGGTGATGCTGGAGTCCGGAGAGGGCGACGGGAAAAAGGAGGAGCGGCTCAACTTCGGAAAGCCGATCTGGCGGCGGCCGGAGAGGGACGTGACAGACGAGGAGTATTCGGAGTTCTACAAGCTCGTCGCCCATGACTGGGCCGACCCGGCAAGAAGAATAGTCTTCTCCGTCGAGGGGGGAACAGAGTTCCGCGGAGTGCTGTTCATACCCTCGAAGGCCCCGTTCGACCTGATGTTCCCCTCCGGGCGCGAGGGAGTCTCCCTCTACATCAAGAACGTCTTCATAATGAACGACTGCAAGGAGCTGGTCCCATCCTGGCTCAGGTTTCTGCGGGGCGTGGTCGACTCGGAGGACCTGCCTCTCAACATCTCGCGCGAGATGCTGCAGGAGGACCCCCTTCTTCGCGTGATAAGAAAGAGCATCACCAGGAGGGTGGTCAACTCCCTCAAGAAGATGCTCTCCGACGAGAGGGAGAAGTACGAGGAGCTGTGGGGCGAGTTCGGGCAGGTGATCAAGGAGGGATTGGTCTCCTTCGAGGCGGAGGACGGGGACAACAGGGACGCGATACTGGACCTCTGCCTGTTCCACACCACCTCCGGCGACGGGCTTACGACCCTGGGGGAGTACGTCGACTCCATGCCGGAGGGTCAGGAGCACATCTACCACCTGACAGGGACCAGGCTAAAGACTCTTCGCGGTTCGCCCCTGCTGGAGAGGTGCGCCGAGTCAGGCCATTCGGTGCTTCTGATGACCGACCCGGTGGACGAGGTCGCCGCTCCCGCCTTCACCGAGTACTCGGGGAGGGAGTTTCGCTCGCTGGAGCTCGCCGACTCGCTCCCCGGGAAGGATGGGGAGAGTGAACCGGCGGAGGCATCTGAACTTGTCGCCTTCCTCAAGGAGGCGCTGGGAGACAGGGTGGAGGACGTGCGCCCGTCGAACAGGCTGACTTCGTCCCCCGCGTGCCTGGTCACGTCGGACGGAGCGACCTTCTCCATGGAGAGACTGCTGAAGAGCATGGGGAGGCAGATCCCCGCCGCCAAGAGAGTGCTCGAGGTCAATTTGGATCATTCACTGATACGCCTCCTGGAGAGAAGGCTGGAGGAGGGAATGGACAAAGATTCCCTGGTCGATCACGCCCTGCTTCTTTACGAG